In one window of Miscanthus floridulus cultivar M001 chromosome 12, ASM1932011v1, whole genome shotgun sequence DNA:
- the LOC136498560 gene encoding transcription factor PIF1-like isoform X1 → MEDGSAPRRSTPPTIRRSRSAEFHNFSERRRRDRINEKLKALQELLPNCTKTDKVSMLDEAIDYLKSLQLQLQMLVMGKGMAPVVPPELQQYMHYITADPAQMPPLRPSGQQPRQFQITQANPQRQSNVESDFLSQMQNLHPSEPPQNFLRPPKLQLYTPEQRGGLASTSHNTGWISGRSSSYNFME, encoded by the exons atggaagatggcagtGCTCCAAGACGGTCTACTCCCCCCACCATCCGCAGAAGCAGATCTGCTGAGTTCCACAATTTTTCAGAAAGG AGGAGAAGGGATAGGATCAACGAGAAGCTGAAAGCATTACAGGAGCTTCTTCCAAACTGCACCAAG ACCGACAAAGTTTCGATGCTAGATGAAGCGATAGACTACCTAAAGTCCCTTCAGCTACAGCTTCAG ATGCTGGTCATGGGGAAGGGAATGGCACCGGTGGTTCCTCCTGAGCTGCAGCAATACATGCATTACATCACGGCTGACCCTGCCCAGATGCCTCCGTTGCGCCCCTCCGGGCAGCAGCCTCGGCAATTTCAGATAACTCAAGCCAACCCCCAGCGACAATCTAACGTCGAGTCGGATTTCTTGAGCCAGATGCAGAACTTGCACCCTTCTGAGCCGCCTCAGAACTTCCTCAGGCCACCGAAATTGCAACTTTATACGCCG GAACAGAGGGGTGGCCTAGCTAGCACGAGCCACAACACTGGCTGGATTTCTGGGAGGAGTTCCTCGTATAACTTCATGGAGTGA
- the LOC136498560 gene encoding transcription factor PIF5-like isoform X3 encodes MEDGSAPRRSTPPTIRRSRSAEFHNFSERRRRDRINEKLKALQELLPNCTKTDKVSMLDEAIDYLKSLQLQLQMPPLRPSGQQPRQFQITQANPQRQSNVESDFLSQMQNLHPSEPPQNFLRPPKLQLYTPEQRGGLASTSHNTGWISGRSSSYNFME; translated from the exons atggaagatggcagtGCTCCAAGACGGTCTACTCCCCCCACCATCCGCAGAAGCAGATCTGCTGAGTTCCACAATTTTTCAGAAAGG AGGAGAAGGGATAGGATCAACGAGAAGCTGAAAGCATTACAGGAGCTTCTTCCAAACTGCACCAAG ACCGACAAAGTTTCGATGCTAGATGAAGCGATAGACTACCTAAAGTCCCTTCAGCTACAGCTTCAG ATGCCTCCGTTGCGCCCCTCCGGGCAGCAGCCTCGGCAATTTCAGATAACTCAAGCCAACCCCCAGCGACAATCTAACGTCGAGTCGGATTTCTTGAGCCAGATGCAGAACTTGCACCCTTCTGAGCCGCCTCAGAACTTCCTCAGGCCACCGAAATTGCAACTTTATACGCCG GAACAGAGGGGTGGCCTAGCTAGCACGAGCCACAACACTGGCTGGATTTCTGGGAGGAGTTCCTCGTATAACTTCATGGAGTGA
- the LOC136498301 gene encoding LRR receptor-like serine/threonine-protein kinase FLS2, with amino-acid sequence MASCKNTCFYTPVSNFTAVLALAVLVLAGPAADAVPDPSVSVHLEALLAFKKAVTDDPNGTLSSWTVGTGNNGGGGFPPHCNWTGVACDAAGHVTSIELAETGLRGTLTPFLGNISTLQLLDFTSNRFGGGIPPQLGHLDELEGLGLAVNNFTGAIPSELGDLRSLQVLDLSNNTLRGGIPSRLCNCSAMTGFSVFNNDLTGAVPDCIGDLVNLNELILSLNNLDGELPPSFAKLTQLETLDLSSNQLSGPIPPGIGNFSSLNIVHMFENQFSGSIPPELGRCKNLTTLNMYSNRLTGAIPSELGELTNLKVLLLYGNALSSEIPLSLGRCTSLLSLELSMNQLTGSIPTELGKLRSLRKLMLHVNKLTGTVPASLMDLVNLTYLSFSENSLSGLLPANIGSLQNLQVLVINANSLSGPIPGSIANCTSLYNASMGFNEFTGPLPASLGQLQNLEFLSLGDNKLSGDIPEDLFDCGNLRTLDLAGNSLTGSLSPRVGRLSELSLLQLQGNALSGEIPEEIGNLTKLIALQLGGNRFAGRVPASVSNMSSLQKLTLQQNRLDGALPDEIFGLRQLTILSVASNRFVGPIPDAVSNLRSLSFLDMSNNALNGTVPAAVGSLDQLLTLDLSHNRLAGAILGAVIAKLSTLQMYLNLSNNMFTGPIPAEMGGLTMVQSIDLSNNRLSGGVPAMLAGCKNLYSLDLSANNLTGALPAGLFPQLDVLTSLNISGNGLDGDIPSNIGALKNIQTLDASRNAFTGAIPAALANLTSLRSLNLSSNRLEGPVPDSGVFQNLSMSSLQGNAGLCGWKLLAPCHHAGKQGFSRTGLVVLVVLLVLAVLLLLLLVAILFLGYRRYKKKKGDSTRATSFSEDFVVPELRKFTYTELEAATGSFGEGNVIGSSNLSTVYKGVLVDPDGKVVAVKRLNLAQFPAKSDKCFLTELATLSRLRHKNLARVIGYACEPGKIKALVLEFMDNGDLDGALHGAGRDAQRWTVPERLRACVSVAHGLVYLHTGYDFPVVHCDVKPSNVLLDSDWEARVSDFGTARMLGVHLTDAASQSATSSAFRGTVGYMAPEFAYMRTVSPKADVFSFGVLMMELFTKRRPTGTIEEDGVPLTLQQYVDSAVSRGLDTVLDVLDPDMKVVTEGDLSTAADVLSLGVSCAAFEPADRPDMDSVLSTLLKMNKVCGGD; translated from the exons ATGGCATCCTGCAAGAACACTTGCTTTTACACTCCAGTGTCAAATTTCACTGCAGTGCTAGCTCTAGCGGTCCTGGTCTTGGCGGGGCCGGCGGCGGACGCCGTCCCCGATCCGTCCGTGTCCGTGCATCTCGAGGCGTTGCTGGCGTTCAAGAAGGCCGTCACCGACGACCCGAACGGCACGCTGTCCAGCTGGACGGTGGGGACAGGCAAtaatggcggcggcggcttccCGCCGCACTGCAATTGGACCGGCGTGGCCTGCGACGCCGCTGGCCACGTCACGTCCATCGAGCTCGCGGAGACTGGGCTCCGGGGCACGCTCACGCCGTTCTTGGGCAACATCTCGACGCTCCAGCTCCTCGACTTCACGTCGAACCGCTTTGGCGGTGGCATCCCGCCGCAGCTCGGCCACCTCGACGAGCTCGAGGGACTCGGCCTCGCCGTCAACAACTTCACCGGCGCCATCCCTTCGGAGCTCGGCGACCTCAGGAGCCTACAGGTGCTGGACCTCAGCAACAACACGCTCCGCGGTGGCATCCCAAGCCGCCTCTGCAACTGCTCGGCGATGACAGGGTTCAGCGTCTTCAACAACGACCTCACCGGCGCAGTCCCTGACTGCATTGGTGATCTGGTCAATCTCAACGAGTTGATACTCTCCCTCAACAATCTTGACGGCGAGCTGCCGCCGTCCTTCGCGAAGCTCACGCAGCTGGAGACGTTGGACCTCAGCAGCAACCAGCTCTCCGGCCCGATCCCGCCGGGGATTGGCAACTTCTCGAGTCTCAACATTGTCCACATGTTTGAGAACCAGTTCTCCGGCTCCATCCCGCCGGAACTTGGCCGGTGCAAGAACCTGACCACGCTCAACATGTACAGCAACCGCCTCACTGGTGCGATTCCAAGCGAGCTCGGGGAACTCACCAACCTGAAGGTGCTGCTCTTGTACGGCAACGCGCTCTCGTCGGAGATTCCCCTCTCGCTCGGGCGATGCACGTCGCTGCTTTCGCTCGAGCTGTCCATGAACCAGCTCACTGGGTCCATCCCGACCGAGCTCGGCAAGCTACGGTCGCTTCGAAAACTGATGCTCCACGTCAACAAGCTCACCGGAACAGTGCCAGCATCGCTGATGGATCTCGTCAACCTGACATACCTGAGTTTCAGTGAAAATTCCCTCTCGGGCCTTCTTCCGGCGAACATTGGATCACTCCAGAATCTTCAAGTGCTAGTCATTAACGCCAACTCGCTCTCTGGCCCAATTCCGGGGAGCATTGCCAACTGCACTTCGCTGTATAACGCGAGCATGGGGTTCAACGAGTTCACAGGGCCTTTGCCCGCCAGCCTTGGCCAGCTACAGAACCTCGAATTCTTGTCCTTGGGGGACAACAAGCTGTCCGGCGACATACCGGAGGACCTTTTCGACTGCGGCAACCTCAGGACGTTAGACCTGGCTGGGAACAGCCTCACCGGCAGCCTGAGCCCTCGCGTCGGCAGGCTCAGCGAGCTCAGCTTGCTGCAGTTGCAGGGTAATGCTCTGTCCGGGGAGATACCAGAGGAGATCGGCAACCTGACGAAGCTCATCGCACTGCAGCTCGGGGGAAACCGCTTTGCCGGGCGCGTCCCAGCGAGCGTCTCCAACATGTCGTCCCTGCAGAAGCTCACGCTGCAGCAGAACCGCCTAGACGGCGCGCTGCCCGACGAGATCTTCGGCCTCCGGCAGCTCACTATCCTCAGCGTCGCGTCGAACAGGTTCGTAGGCCCGATCCCCGACGCCGTGTCCAACCTGCGGTctctctccttcctcgacatgtCGAACAATGCGCTGAACGGCACGGTCCCTGCGGCGGTGGGAAGCCTCGACCAACTCCTCACGCTGGACCTCTCCCACAACCGCCTCGCCGGCGCCATCCTCGGCGCGGTGATCGCGAAATTGAGCACCCTGCAGATGTACCTCAACCTGTCGAACAACATGTTCACGGGCCCGATACCGGCCGAGATGGGGGGCCTCACGATGGTCCAGTCCATCGATCTGTCCAACAACCGGTTATCCGGTGGTGTCCCGGCGATGCTAGCGGGGTGCAAGAACCTCTACTCGCTCGACCTCTCCGCCAACAACCTCACCGGTGCCCTGCCTGCCGGCCTCTTCCCTCAGCTCGACGTCCTCACAAGCCTGAACATCTCCGGCAACGGGCTAGACGGAGACATCCCTTCAAACATCGGTGCCCTGAAGAACATACAGACGCTGGACGCGTCACGGAACGCGTTCACCGGGGCCATACCGGCGGCGCTGGCGAATCTGACAAGTCTGAGGTCTCTGAACCTCTCGTCCAACCGACTCGAGGGGCCCGTGCCGGACTCAGGCGTGTTCCAGAACCTGAGCATGTCGAGCCTGCAGGGCAATGCTGGCCTCTGCGGCTGGAAGCTTCTCGCTCCCTGCCACCACGCCGGAAAGCAGGGGTTCTCGAGGACAGGGCTCGTGGTCCTAGTGGTGCTGCTGGTGCTGGCCGTGCTGTTGCTATTGCTGCTTGTGGCGATTCTCTTTCTTGGATACCGGAggtacaagaagaagaagggagactCTACCCGTGCAACAAGTTTCTCCGAGGACTTCGTCGTGCCGGAGCTGAGGAAGTTCACTTACACCGAGCTGGAGGCCGCCACCGGCTCGTTCGGCGAAGGCAACGTCATCGGTAGCAGCAACCTGAGCACGGTCTACAAGGGCGTGCTCGTTGATCCCGACGGCAAGGTGGTCGCCGTGAAGCGGCTCAACCTGGCGCAGTTCCCGGCCAAGTCCGACAAGTGCTTCCTCACCGAGCTCGCCACTCTGAGCCGCCTGAGGCACAAGAACCTGGCGCGCGTGATCGGGTACGCGTGCGAGCCTGGCAAGATCAAGGCTCTGGTCCTGGAGTTCATGGACAACGGAGACCTCGACGGCGCGCTACACGGCGCGGGCAGGGACGCGCAGCGGTGGACGGTCCCGGAGCGGCTACGCGCGTGCGTCTCGGTGGCGCACGGGCTGGTGTACCTGCACACCGGGTACGATTTCCCCGTCGTGCACTGCGACGTCAAACCGTCGAACGTTCTCCTGGACAGCGACTGGGAGGCGCGCGTCAGCGACTTCGGCACGGCGAGGATGCTGGGCGTCCATCTGACGGACGCCGCCTCGCAGTCGGCGACGTCGTCGGCGTTCCGGGGCACCGTCGGGTACATGGCGCCAG AATTCGCGTACATGAGGACGGTGTCGCCGAAGGCCGACGTGTTCAGCTTTGGCGTCCTGATGATGGAACTCTTCACCAAGCGACGCCCGACCGGGACAATCGAGGAGGATGGCGTGCCACTGACACTGCAGCAGTACGTGGACAGCGCGGTCTCGAGGGGCCTCGACACAGTGCTCGACGTCCTGGACCCCGACATGAAGGTGGTCACCGAGGGCGACCTGTCCACGGCGGCGGACGTGCTGAGCCTGGGCGTGTCGTGCGCCGCGTTCGAGCCGGCGGACCGGCCTGACATGGACAGCGTGCTTTCAACCTTGCTGAAGATGAACAAGGTCTGTGGAGGAGACTAG
- the LOC136498560 gene encoding transcription factor PIF1-like isoform X2: MEDGSAPRRSTPPTIRRSRSAEFHNFSERRRRDRINEKLKALQELLPNCTKTDKVSMLDEAIDYLKSLQLQLQMLVMGKGMAPVVPPELQQYMHYITADPAQMPPLRPSGQQPRQFQITQANPQRQSNVESDFLSQMQNLHPSEPPQNFLRPPKLQLYTPRGGLASTSHNTGWISGRSSSYNFME, translated from the exons atggaagatggcagtGCTCCAAGACGGTCTACTCCCCCCACCATCCGCAGAAGCAGATCTGCTGAGTTCCACAATTTTTCAGAAAGG AGGAGAAGGGATAGGATCAACGAGAAGCTGAAAGCATTACAGGAGCTTCTTCCAAACTGCACCAAG ACCGACAAAGTTTCGATGCTAGATGAAGCGATAGACTACCTAAAGTCCCTTCAGCTACAGCTTCAG ATGCTGGTCATGGGGAAGGGAATGGCACCGGTGGTTCCTCCTGAGCTGCAGCAATACATGCATTACATCACGGCTGACCCTGCCCAGATGCCTCCGTTGCGCCCCTCCGGGCAGCAGCCTCGGCAATTTCAGATAACTCAAGCCAACCCCCAGCGACAATCTAACGTCGAGTCGGATTTCTTGAGCCAGATGCAGAACTTGCACCCTTCTGAGCCGCCTCAGAACTTCCTCAGGCCACCGAAATTGCAACTTTATACGCCG AGGGGTGGCCTAGCTAGCACGAGCCACAACACTGGCTGGATTTCTGGGAGGAGTTCCTCGTATAACTTCATGGAGTGA